The sequence GTATCTGGGTTTTGGACAAATTACTACTTTTACTGATGGCTATCTATTATTTTCTTTAGCTCTATCAGCAAAGCCATACATCTGGCTTGTGCATTATAAATTGTCTCTTACATATCAAAAGATGCAGCAATGAAGGGATCGCAACAACCTAGAGGCACATATCCACTTCCTCCAACCAACTCTAATTCTATTGAAAATAAACTCATCAATCTCCCTGTCTTTATGAATAATGAGATTGCTGTTGCTGGTAATGCATAATGCATCTAGACTCCAAACTAAGATTATATTCATAACaccttttcctctttctttctcagTTGAAAGAGATACTTCTAGTTCCCCTCCCTTGACAGACCTCCTAACATGTACCTGcattaatgtccacattgactaGATAGTTCAAACATCTAAGAAAATTTTGCCATGAAGCCAGTGATCTTTTATTAGTAGAGAATTGAATCTCAATTTGCTAGAAGCATTGACCTGAATgatggaaaatgaagaaaagtCCCAACTGTTTGGTGACTGTTCAACCATATATTAGATGGCAATGGGTACTGGTTAACAtttgttctcttttttctttGTAAAACATAATTCTGCATTTTTAAACAGTTCATAGGAACTTTGATCAATAGTTCAAAGTGATACAATGCAGACGGGTGCGCGGACATGGATATAAGGAATGGGAATCCAACCATATCTGGTGAGTGCTGTCAAACTTGTCAATAGGACTGATGGCATACACAGGTTGGCATGCTATGGTAGGAAGCATGTAATGTCTGTTGCAAATTCTCTTCTTCTTGCATGATGGTGCATTTCCTAGATTAACCACATGTTCATTCCTCACCTGTGGAGTTCCTTTACTGAGCACGCCATGCTGGAGACCGAGGAATTAGCATCCAGATGCACCGGTCTGTAGAAATGGTGCCCATGGTTTCCCTTTGGGAATCTTGATTTGAAGGGTGGACAAAAGATTCCCCAAAATATCCTAAGATCAGAGGTTCATGGCCCATTAATCGGGATGGCAAGGAGACACAGCGGATAATAACTTTCAAGAAGAAAGGCCAAAGGTTGGATCtcttggatcttccaatctttCATCCCCGTCTGTTGTGGATCTCATAAGATCAATGGTCTTGAACATAACCATGGGATCCAACTGCACAGAATGGATCGGTGCATATGGACGCTTTCACTTCCTATGTATCAGGATATAATTTGTTGGGGGAGAAAAGATAACATTGGAATTATAGCTCCAGTCAGGCACCCTCAGAAACAGCATCTTTCACTTTGTGTGATGGTTGGCCCCATCCATTAGCCCCCAGCATCAGCTTATTACCACTCCAGTAATTCAACgacattttagaaatttttttcctAGATATTCTTTTTCCTCTGCTGGATATAACTCGAGAGGATGGCAAGCCATACTTTGAAGTCACTACACCCAGTCCTTTTGATGGCTGGACGAACAACAAAAAGAGCTGTTTATTTGTTCTAGCCTCTTGTTCTTAACTCAttgtttttgttatttatttgttCTAGCCTCTTGTTCTTAACTCAtttcttttgttatttatttgttATAGCCtcttgttcaaaaaaaaaatatctcCACCACATGGaaccaacctgaacccaactgtGGTCTCTTTGTATGGTTCTTTGTGACCTTGCCAATCATTTGTTTCAATATTTAACTTATCTTACTATATATTTATTCTTTGATTTTTAAATCTATTTGCGAAATGGATTCGGATTTTGAGATGAATTTTCATATGATGTCTACAATGACTATGACTTGTGCCTTAATGACTATTTGGCTTGATAAAAATAATATGTTAGAAGAATCACAAGAACATCAACAAAATTGGACAGGCGCACAGGCTGCGAATGCGATTATTAATGGACTGGGGCCAACATGCTTTAACTACATTCGTATGCACAAAGATGCTTTCTTTAGCCTTCGTGATATGATACATGAAAAGAGTAACCTGCGAGACACATTTGGCGTATCACTGGAAGAAGAGTTAGTAATTTTTCTTCATATAATTAGTCATAATATTAAGAACCGTGTCATGCAGTATCATTTTAACCACTCTGGGGAAACAATTAGTCGTCACTTTAACAAAATGCTTAATGCAGTTGTACTTTTATAACACGATATTATAAAATCACCTGCAAATGGTGTACCACCCAAAATAATGAATAGTACAAGGTTTTTCCCGTACTTTAAGGATTGTGTTGGAGCTATAGACTGCTCACATATTCCAGCGATGATCAGTATAAAAGAGCAAGCCAAGTGGCGTATTCGAAAAGGATTTATTTCCCAAAATGTGTTAGCAAGCTACTCTTTTGATTTAACATTTCAATATGTACTAACGGGGTGGGAGGGATCGGCATCAGATTCACGAATATTGGCAGATGCTCTTAACTGACAACACAAATTGATTGTCCTAGCAGGTATTGATCTAAGTAgacttataaatatatatttatttattaataagcAGATTACATTTTAGAGTATTGAAGGCATGATTTCCCatattgaagattgcttcaggcTATCCTTTAAATACACAAGTCAATATAGTTGCTGTTGCATGTTGTATCCTACATAATCATATTATCAATGAAAAACGTGATCAAGAGCTTGATTTTAAAAATAACAATGATATCAGTAATGGTGAAGATGAAAGTGAGATGCATGAAGATGAAGGTAATGAGAGTAGTGAAGATGAGAATGAATGCGACTTCCGAAATGAATCTGCGGCTACTAGGAGGGAAAAATAAAGATGGAGGGAATTTAGACTTGGACTTGCGTCGGCTATGTGGGAATCATACAAGTCAGAACAAAACATCaattagttatatatatatatatatatatatatatatatatatatatatatatatatatatatatatatatatatatatatatatatatagaatgtgGATGCTGATAGAAAGATTATTGCAATTTATAATATTTCTACATCTATTtgcaatttatattatatttctaTATCTTATGTGGCTTTACATGTTTGTAATGTTTA is a genomic window of Magnolia sinica isolate HGM2019 chromosome 15, MsV1, whole genome shotgun sequence containing:
- the LOC131226960 gene encoding uncharacterized protein LOC131226960, coding for SPANGVPPKIMNSTRFFPYFKDCVGAIDCSHIPAMISIKEQAKWRIRKGFISQNVLASYSFDLTFQYVLTGWEGSASDSRILADALN